A single region of the Musa acuminata AAA Group cultivar baxijiao chromosome BXJ1-11, Cavendish_Baxijiao_AAA, whole genome shotgun sequence genome encodes:
- the LOC135597495 gene encoding protein G1-like1, with product MSSINSDSSGNSGAPKGGGGGRPSRYESQKRRDWNTFRQYLRNHRPPLELSRCSGAHVLEFLRYLDQFGKTKVHAAGCPFFGHPQPPAPCPCPLKQAWGSLDALVGRLRAAFEENGGQPETNPFAARAVRLYLREVRDSQAKARGIAYEKKKKRKRPPLQPPQGHSPQSPLPMVPAAAPAMAYGRRAADLNLVDGGYTHHLHEHLMMPAMDSGRQLTAAAAEAHPGGIMPLSVLN from the coding sequence ATGTCGTCGATTAACTCCGATAGCTCGGGCAATTCAGGCGCTCCAAAAGGCGGCGGCGGGGGTAGGCCGAGCCGGTACGAGTCGCAGAAGCGGCGGGACTGGAACACCTTCAGGCAGTACCTGCGGAACCACCGCCCGCCGCTGGAGCTCTCCCGGTGCAGCGGCGCCCACGTGCTGGAATTCCTCCGCTACCTGGACCAGTTCGGCAAGACCAAGGTGCACGCCGCCGGATGCCCCTTCTTCGGTCACCCGCAGCCCCCGGCGCCGTGCCCGTGCCCCCTCAAGCAAGCCTGGGGCAGCCTCGACGCGCTCGTCGGCCGCCTCCGCGCCGCCTTCGAGGAGAACGGCGGCCAGCCGGAGACCAACCCCTTCGCCGCACGCGCCGTCCGCCTTTATCTCAGGGAGGTAAGAGACAGCCAGGCCAAAGCGAGGGGGATCGcctacgagaagaagaagaagaggaagcggccGCCTCTTCAACCACCGCAGGGCCACAGCCCGCAGTCACCCCTTCCCATGGTGCCAGCTGCTGCTCCTGCCATGGCCTACGGCCGGCGGGCGGCCGATCTGAATTTGGTGGACGGCGGATACACACACCACCTTCATGAGCACCTGATGATGCCTGCCATGGATTCCGGCAGACAGTTGACAGCAGCTGCCGCAGAAGCCCATCCTGGCGGCATAATGCCACTCTCAGTGCTCAACTGA